A single region of the Gammaproteobacteria bacterium genome encodes:
- a CDS encoding sulfhydrogenase subunit delta has translation MMERLRIAVHKFASCDGCQLQFLNLEQDLMTLADRVKIVHFAEASSDMDAGPYDVSFVEGSISTSADLKRVQEIRAASRLLITIGACATAGGLQALRNWKSLDAFVKGVYASPEYIDSLAQSTPISAHVKVDAELWGCPIDQTQLKRVLCDLLAGVDPGIPGESVCMECKRAGNVCVLVAKREPCLGPVTRTGCGALCPRYERDCYGCFGPQEDGNTAALGRRFLELGLSNEDIVRRLRFINGWAPAFRAGSQAWER, from the coding sequence ATGATGGAAAGATTACGCATCGCGGTGCACAAGTTCGCCTCCTGCGACGGTTGTCAATTGCAATTTCTGAATCTCGAACAGGATTTGATGACGCTTGCGGACAGGGTAAAGATCGTCCACTTCGCCGAGGCGTCGAGTGACATGGATGCGGGACCGTATGATGTATCGTTCGTCGAAGGTTCGATTTCAACTTCGGCCGATCTCAAACGCGTTCAAGAAATTCGTGCGGCGAGCCGTTTACTGATTACCATTGGGGCGTGCGCGACGGCGGGTGGATTACAGGCGTTGCGTAACTGGAAGTCACTCGATGCTTTTGTGAAAGGCGTTTATGCGAGTCCTGAATATATAGATAGCTTGGCGCAGTCCACGCCGATCTCGGCTCACGTTAAGGTGGACGCGGAGTTGTGGGGCTGCCCCATAGACCAGACTCAGTTAAAGAGGGTGTTGTGCGATTTGCTTGCGGGGGTGGATCCGGGCATCCCCGGCGAATCGGTGTGCATGGAGTGCAAGCGCGCCGGTAATGTGTGCGTGCTGGTCGCCAAGCGCGAACCCTGTTTGGGACCGGTCACCCGCACCGGCTGCGGCGCTCTGTGTCCGCGTTATGAGCGCGACTGCTATGGCTGCTTCGGACCGCAGGAGGATGGCAATACGGCCGCGCTGGGCCGGCGTTTTCTGGAACTGGGTTTATCTAACGAGGATATTGTGCGGCGCCTGCGTTTTATCAACGGCTGGGCGCCTGCCTTTCGCGCAGGATCACAGGCTTGGGAAAGATAG
- a CDS encoding AAA family ATPase, whose product MTTIKTLNPASLYHRCDPDQLPFETTAELEELVGIIGQTRAFDAVRFGSGIRREGYNIFVLGPPGMGKHTFVLSYLDGKAKQEPKPSDWCYIHSFEQPHKPRALRLPAGWAPKLRQDMGQLVEELRSAIPAAFDSDEYRTKVDEIQKAFNDQQEQVLQQLGDDALQQGIALLRTPGGFAFAPMRNNEVIGPDEYEKLTDQEKERVEKAVTTMQERLQRVNRQMTQWRRERRDKLKQLNREVTIRAVGHLIDELQEKYTELPEVLNYLNAAEQDVIENVDDFRHHEESPATIMGLAVTERPSFRRYQVNVLVDHSQSQGAPIVSDTNPTYNNLIGRIEHAAQLGALVTDFTLIKPGSLHQANGGYLLLDVLKVLSHPFSWEALKRALYSREIRIESLGQIYSLISTVSLEPEPIPLDVKLILFGDRLFYYLLYEYDPEFSELFKIAADFEESLDRNSENNLLYARMIGTLVRKESLQPFDRSAVGRVIEHSARIIGDAEKLTTHMQSVADVMREADHWARQTGRPVVTAADVQQAIETQIYRAGRLKAKLQEEVLRGTLLIDTHGEAIGQVNGLSVVELGPHAFAQPTRITATTRLGEGEFINIEREVKLSGAIHSKGVLILSSFLAARYSKDRPLSLSASLVFEQSYGFVEGDSASLAELCALLSSLSEIPIKQSFAVTGSVNQFGQVQAIGAVNEKIEGFFDICKARGLTGEQGVLIPAANVKNLMLRDDVVKAAEAEKFHIWPVEEINQAIEILTGVPAGEPDAKGKLPEGSINYLVAVRLYELSIIRQEFGGELKMMKKQDEED is encoded by the coding sequence ATGACAACAATAAAAACCCTCAACCCTGCATCGCTGTATCATCGCTGCGATCCCGATCAACTTCCTTTCGAGACGACGGCTGAGCTTGAAGAGTTGGTAGGGATCATCGGCCAGACCCGTGCGTTCGATGCCGTCCGGTTTGGTTCCGGTATCCGGCGCGAGGGGTACAATATCTTTGTGTTAGGCCCCCCGGGTATGGGTAAGCACACCTTCGTGCTCAGCTATCTGGATGGTAAGGCGAAGCAAGAACCCAAACCATCCGACTGGTGCTACATTCACAGCTTCGAACAGCCTCACAAGCCTCGCGCATTACGGCTGCCCGCCGGGTGGGCGCCGAAGCTGCGCCAGGACATGGGGCAATTGGTGGAGGAGTTGCGAAGCGCCATCCCGGCGGCGTTCGACAGTGATGAATACCGCACCAAGGTGGACGAGATTCAAAAGGCGTTCAACGATCAACAGGAGCAAGTCCTGCAACAGCTCGGCGATGACGCGCTACAGCAGGGAATCGCACTACTGCGCACCCCAGGGGGATTCGCCTTCGCCCCCATGCGTAACAACGAGGTGATCGGTCCGGACGAATATGAAAAACTAACGGACCAGGAAAAAGAACGTGTTGAAAAGGCGGTCACTACAATGCAGGAACGGCTGCAACGGGTCAACCGTCAGATGACTCAATGGCGCAGGGAACGACGGGATAAACTCAAACAACTCAATCGTGAAGTGACCATCCGCGCGGTTGGCCATCTCATTGATGAACTGCAGGAGAAGTATACTGAATTACCGGAGGTATTAAATTATCTCAATGCCGCCGAACAGGATGTGATCGAAAATGTAGATGACTTTCGTCACCACGAGGAATCTCCGGCTACTATCATGGGGCTTGCCGTAACTGAACGCCCGTCATTTCGGCGCTACCAGGTCAATGTGCTGGTGGACCACAGTCAATCGCAAGGCGCGCCCATTGTCTCGGACACCAACCCGACCTATAACAATTTGATCGGCCGTATCGAACATGCTGCGCAGCTCGGCGCGCTGGTAACGGATTTTACCCTTATCAAGCCGGGTTCGTTGCATCAGGCGAATGGCGGCTACCTGTTGCTGGATGTGCTCAAGGTGCTCAGCCATCCGTTCTCCTGGGAGGCGCTCAAGCGGGCGCTCTACTCCCGTGAAATCCGTATCGAGTCGCTGGGTCAAATATACAGCCTTATTAGCACGGTGTCGTTGGAGCCTGAGCCCATTCCGCTCGACGTAAAGTTGATTCTGTTCGGGGATAGGCTGTTTTATTATCTGCTTTACGAATACGATCCCGAATTCAGCGAGCTCTTTAAGATCGCCGCCGATTTCGAGGAGAGTCTCGACCGCAATTCTGAGAATAATCTGCTCTATGCAAGAATGATAGGCACTCTGGTTCGAAAAGAAAGTTTGCAGCCATTTGACCGCAGTGCGGTGGGGCGGGTTATCGAACACAGTGCGCGCATCATAGGCGATGCGGAAAAACTCACTACCCACATGCAGAGTGTAGCAGACGTGATGCGTGAGGCCGATCATTGGGCGAGACAGACCGGTCGCCCGGTGGTCACCGCCGCCGATGTGCAGCAGGCAATTGAAACGCAGATCTACCGGGCGGGTCGTTTGAAGGCCAAGCTGCAAGAGGAAGTTCTGCGCGGCACCCTGCTCATTGATACCCACGGAGAGGCGATTGGGCAGGTGAACGGGCTTTCCGTGGTGGAACTGGGTCCGCACGCATTCGCCCAACCCACCCGGATTACCGCCACTACCCGCCTCGGTGAAGGTGAGTTCATCAACATCGAGCGCGAAGTAAAACTGAGCGGCGCGATACACTCCAAGGGCGTACTCATCTTGTCTTCATTTTTGGCCGCGCGCTATTCAAAGGATCGTCCGCTTTCACTTTCGGCCAGTCTGGTGTTTGAACAGTCCTACGGTTTTGTGGAGGGCGACAGCGCCTCGCTCGCCGAGCTGTGCGCTCTGCTTTCCAGCCTGTCTGAGATTCCCATCAAACAGTCTTTCGCCGTGACTGGCTCTGTGAACCAGTTCGGCCAGGTTCAAGCTATCGGAGCCGTTAATGAGAAGATTGAAGGGTTTTTCGATATCTGCAAGGCGCGAGGTTTGACAGGCGAGCAGGGGGTGTTGATTCCGGCTGCTAACGTAAAAAATCTGATGTTGCGCGACGATGTTGTGAAGGCCGCCGAGGCGGAAAAGTTTCATATCTGGCCTGTCGAGGAGATCAATCAGGCCATTGAGATTTTAACAGGTGTTCCGGCCGGGGAACCCGATGCGAAGGGTAAGTTGCCTGAAGGAAGTATCAACTATTTGGTGGCAGTGAGGCTGTATGAACTCTCGATCATCCGCCAGGAATTCGGTGGCGAGCTTAAGATGATGAAAAAACAGGACGAGGAAGACTGA
- a CDS encoding FAD/NAD(P)-binding protein, whose product MSANAKTFNPYLPQLAAVVERVDETRDVFTLRLCLHDAQARAAYRFQPGQFNMLYLWGVGEVAISIVSDPDDPDLIDHTIRAVGRVTRGLQRLKPGDKLGLRGPFGRGWPLEAAQGRHLLLITGGLGCAPTTSMIHYALQRRASYGRLTVCHGVKHPDDLIYTDRIQTWCAAPDTQVMLTADKGTPEWRGRVGLVTQALEDIDPIMFKGMAMMCGPEPMMVSVAEDLLKRGMMLTDIHLAMERNMQCAVGHCGHCQFGGKFICKDGPVFPYAQLRALLAVRGF is encoded by the coding sequence GTGAGCGCCAACGCAAAGACCTTCAATCCTTATCTCCCCCAGTTGGCCGCGGTGGTGGAGCGCGTGGACGAGACGCGTGATGTCTTTACCTTGCGTCTGTGCTTGCACGACGCGCAGGCCCGCGCCGCGTATCGCTTTCAACCGGGCCAGTTCAACATGCTTTACTTGTGGGGCGTGGGTGAGGTGGCGATCTCTATCGTTTCGGATCCCGATGACCCTGATCTGATTGATCACACCATCCGCGCCGTAGGACGTGTGACGAGGGGATTGCAACGGCTCAAGCCCGGCGACAAACTGGGTCTGCGCGGCCCGTTTGGACGAGGTTGGCCACTGGAGGCGGCTCAGGGACGCCACTTATTGCTGATTACCGGAGGTCTTGGTTGCGCGCCGACGACCTCGATGATTCACTATGCCTTGCAACGCCGCGCGTCCTACGGCCGTCTTACCGTGTGTCACGGCGTGAAGCATCCGGACGATCTTATTTATACCGACCGCATACAAACATGGTGCGCGGCGCCGGATACTCAGGTGATGCTCACGGCGGATAAAGGCACGCCGGAATGGCGCGGCCGGGTGGGTCTGGTCACGCAGGCGCTGGAGGATATTGATCCGATCATGTTCAAAGGCATGGCGATGATGTGCGGGCCCGAGCCGATGATGGTGAGCGTGGCCGAGGATTTGCTCAAACGCGGTATGATGCTCACGGATATTCATCTTGCCATGGAGCGCAATATGCAGTGCGCGGTGGGACACTGCGGGCATTGTCAGTTCGGCGGAAAATTTATCTGCAAGGACGGCCCGGTATTTCCTTACGCTCAATTGCGAGCGCTGCTCGCGGTAAGGGGTTTTTGA